From a region of the Coffea arabica cultivar ET-39 chromosome 3e, Coffea Arabica ET-39 HiFi, whole genome shotgun sequence genome:
- the LOC140038921 gene encoding casein kinase 1-like protein 11, translating into MDHVIGGKFKLGRKIGSGSFGELYLGVNVQTGEEVGVKLEPLKTKHPQLHYESKLYMLLQGGTGVPHLKWFGVEGEYSAMVIDLLGPSLEDLFNYCNRKFTLKTVLMLADQLINRVEYMHSRGFLHRDIKPDNFLMGLGRKANQVYIIDYGLAKKYRDLQTHKHIPYRENKNLTGTARYASVNTHLGVEQSRRDDLESLGYVLMYFLRGSLPWQGLKAGTKKQKYDKISEKKMLTPIEVLCKSHPSEFISYFHYCRSLRFDDKPDYSYLKRLFRDLFIREGYQFDYVFDWTVLKYPQIASSSRAVKNPVRQEVRDKYESFGRRNSSGAGLHGDPLRHRASEDVPSSKEVLTDSERGRVARTGSTSKRAVASSSRPNSSSEPNENRPGRLGSSGTGRLSTTQRLQPGFESKSSSFTRVAALRGGRDDTLRSFELLTIGSGKRK; encoded by the exons ATGGATCATGTGATTGGTGGAAAGTTTAAGCTTGGCAGGAAGATTGGCAGTGGATCATTTGGGGAGCTATATTTGG GAGTAAACGTACAAACTGGAGAAGAAGTTGGTGTAAAACTT GAACCACTTAAAACTAAGCATCCTCAACTTCACTATGAATCAAAGTTGTATATGCTACTTCAGGGAGGAA CTGGGGTTCCCCATCTGAAATGGTTTGGCGTTGAAGGCGAATACAGTGCCATGGTCATCGACCTTCTTGGCCCAAGCTTAGAGGACTTATTTAACTACTGCAATCGAAAGTTCACATTGAAAACCGTTTTAATGCTTGCAGATCAGCTA ATTAATAGAGTTGAATACATGCATTCTAGAGGTTTTCTTCACCGTGATATCAAGCCTGACAACTTCTTAATGGGTTTAGGGCGCAAAGCAAATCAG GTCTACATCATTGACTATGGTCTTGCCAAAAAGTATAGAGATCTtcaaacacataaacacataccATACAG gGAAAACAAAAATCTTACTGGCACAGCTCGTTATGCGAGTGTTAACACCCATCTTGGAGTTG AGCAGAGTAGAAGGGATGATTTGGAGTCTCTTGGCTATGTGCTTATGTATTTCCTCAGAGGAAG CCTTCCCTGGCAGGGGTTGAAAGCTGGAACTAAGAAGCAGAAATATGACAAAATTAGCGAAAAAAAGATGCTTACACCAATTGAG GTGCTCTGCAAATCTCATCCATCTGAATTCATATCATACTTTCATTACTGTCGATCGCTACGGTTTGATGACAAACCAGATTATTCGTACCTGAAAAGACTTTTCCGGGACCTATTTATTCGAGAAG GTTATCAGTTTGACTATGTTTTTGACTGGACTGTGTTGAAGTACCCACAGATTGCCTCTAGTTCAAGAGCAGTAAAGAACCCAG TGAGACAGGAGGTTCGAGATAAATACGAGTCATTTGGCAGAAGGAATAGTTCTGGTGCTGGCTTGCATGGGGATCCCCTGAGGCATAGAGCTTCTGAGGACGTGCCATCGTCCAAGGAAGTG CTGACAGATTCTGAAAGAGGGCGTGTAGCTCGAACTGGTAGCACTTCAAAGAGGGCTGTAGCCTCAAGCAGCAGACCAAACTCGTCTAGTGAACCTAATGAAAATCGTCCTGGCCGGCTGGGATCCTCAGGCACTGGTCGCCTATCTACAACCCAAAGACTGCAGCCTGGATTTGAGTCCAAGTCATCATCTTTCACTCGAGTTGCAGCCTTGAGAGGTGGTCGTGATGATACTCTCCGTAGCTTTGAGCTGCTGACAATTGGCTCAGGCAAAAGGAAATGA